A stretch of Candidatus Vicinibacter affinis DNA encodes these proteins:
- the ccsA gene encoding cytochrome c biogenesis protein CcsA — MIFKIHWWKYLGILLLVYVLFVGILNPLKPGIYDLEPNRFITNQQVNIKVKGYNTNFTKGSVISYLKTGNSFLLKASQVNIINDTDLETVFDLPPHLPGKLNLVQCSFIIDSDFDGTSVLPSKIILSQDSINEIAGNLSWTLTKSPGFHIKHTSRFPYRNILYETIRNTFFHVSLWFAMFSMLMVSVYYAIRYLKTQNRDFDLRSSSLVKTAMLFGVLGLATGSLWARNTWDTWWTNDIKLNMSALSMLIYFAYLILRSSIEDPDRRARISGAYNIFALVAVVPLIFVLPRLTDSLHPGNGGNPAFGSDDMDNVLRLVFYPAVIGFSILGFWMAQLQYRLDRLSSVLDDQEDK; from the coding sequence ATGATTTTTAAAATTCATTGGTGGAAATACTTGGGGATCTTATTGTTGGTCTATGTCTTGTTTGTTGGTATCTTGAATCCTTTGAAACCAGGTATTTATGACTTAGAACCCAATAGGTTTATAACTAATCAGCAGGTGAATATTAAAGTAAAAGGATACAATACGAATTTTACAAAAGGGAGTGTTATATCTTATTTAAAAACCGGAAATTCATTTTTACTGAAGGCTTCACAAGTTAATATAATTAATGACACTGATTTGGAGACAGTTTTTGATTTGCCTCCACATTTACCAGGTAAGCTAAATTTGGTACAATGTTCTTTTATAATAGATTCGGATTTTGATGGAACCAGTGTGCTTCCATCAAAAATAATTCTTAGCCAAGATTCTATTAATGAAATTGCGGGAAATTTATCCTGGACATTGACAAAAAGTCCTGGTTTCCATATTAAACACACCTCCAGATTTCCTTATAGAAACATCCTTTACGAAACTATCAGAAACACCTTTTTTCATGTTTCGTTGTGGTTTGCAATGTTCTCTATGTTGATGGTCTCTGTATATTATGCGATTAGATACTTGAAGACCCAAAACAGAGATTTTGATCTTCGATCATCGTCTCTGGTAAAAACAGCGATGCTGTTTGGGGTTTTAGGTTTGGCTACCGGTTCATTGTGGGCGAGGAATACTTGGGATACATGGTGGACCAATGACATCAAGTTGAATATGTCGGCTTTATCCATGCTCATCTATTTTGCATACCTCATTTTGCGATCTTCAATCGAAGATCCTGATAGAAGAGCCCGGATTTCCGGAGCGTATAATATTTTTGCATTGGTTGCAGTTGTTCCTTTGATTTTTGTTCTTCCCAGGCTTACTGACAGCTTGCACCCTGGAAATGGAGGAAATCCTGCTTTTGGTTCGGACGACATGGACAATGTACTCAGATTGGTATTTTATCCTGCTGTTATCGGATTCAGTATTCTTGGTTTTTGGATGGCCCAACTACAATACAGACTGGATCGGTTAAGTTCGGTTTTAGATGATCAAGAAGATAAATAA
- a CDS encoding heme exporter protein CcmB: MKSFISLVRKELVYEWRSLYQIGGVLAFLFGVSYLIYFFSGGANPELWNLLYWLVFMFLCFFTGSRVFEEDTQRFKIISYQLLHPFKLFAAKSVYLFVLLNVLGVLLWSVLSLLIPLSENALSNWLILLIFFNTGMSLILTFSSFLASQGQGKTLLLTVLVLPLSFPLMGTAFETGLKILNGYGFDIYFSGLRIIIGINLFVLAMIIFLVPLTWKN; encoded by the coding sequence ATGAAGTCTTTTATTAGTTTGGTTCGTAAGGAGTTGGTGTATGAGTGGAGATCTCTTTATCAAATTGGGGGCGTACTTGCATTCCTCTTTGGAGTGAGTTATCTGATTTATTTTTTTTCTGGAGGAGCTAACCCTGAATTGTGGAATTTGTTGTATTGGTTAGTTTTTATGTTTTTATGTTTTTTTACTGGTTCCCGAGTGTTTGAAGAAGATACCCAAAGGTTTAAAATTATAAGTTATCAGCTTCTGCACCCCTTTAAGCTTTTTGCTGCAAAATCTGTCTACCTCTTTGTTTTACTAAATGTTCTTGGCGTACTCTTATGGAGTGTTTTAAGTTTACTCATTCCACTTTCGGAAAATGCATTATCAAACTGGTTAATTTTGTTGATATTTTTTAATACCGGAATGTCATTAATACTAACTTTTTCATCCTTTTTGGCCAGCCAGGGGCAAGGAAAAACTTTGTTGTTGACTGTGTTGGTGTTACCCTTAAGCTTTCCATTAATGGGTACAGCTTTTGAAACAGGGTTAAAAATTTTGAATGGATACGGATTTGATATTTATTTTTCGGGTTTGAGAATAATCATAGGTATAAATCTTTTTGTGCTGGCAATGATAATTTTTTTAGTTCCCTTAACATGGAAAAACTGA
- a CDS encoding N-acetylmuramoyl-L-alanine amidase — protein sequence MIQRLLLVVTLLTLHIEMTAQLRGKEYLSAKATKGQGVLSLLRTYKLLDKKCNLEAFYEINKLVPGAELKNGKSYKLPILKSKYDGKSIRTSVDIANYETARAIQEFNQDLFNAKLKKSDYKSSRELWIPLYYEGCPIQEIGQKSKHTLIDKNFASTRNSLSLEPIKALNSTPKSQDKRILVADTKLDEELFENEFNQVENSNRRPINNSVNDKSFTRKVSNKMVKVSLFGKEKSEVPIESDELKDQIFYIVPGHGGPDPGALAKLPNSHTICEDEYAYDVSLRLARNLIIRGATVHIIVQDKNDGIRDERYLDCDEDEKVMGGLEMPISQKKRLRQGMVKVNQLYLEHKLEGFKKQWMVSIHIDSQPEENRQDVFFYYQADSKKSKRKAKDLQKVFTEKYQEFQGRDYNGDISTRPLYVIRASQPDPIFIELANIRNPKDQERILSPKNRQVLADWLLQGFLD from the coding sequence ATGATTCAAAGGCTTCTCTTGGTCGTTACCCTATTGACCCTGCATATTGAAATGACAGCCCAATTACGGGGGAAAGAATATTTGTCTGCCAAAGCAACTAAAGGACAAGGTGTTTTAAGTCTTCTCAGAACATATAAGCTATTAGATAAAAAATGCAACCTCGAGGCATTTTATGAAATCAACAAGCTGGTACCAGGGGCTGAATTGAAAAATGGCAAATCTTACAAGTTGCCTATTTTAAAGTCTAAATACGATGGAAAAAGTATCAGAACATCTGTCGACATTGCGAACTATGAAACAGCTAGGGCAATTCAAGAATTTAACCAAGATTTGTTTAATGCAAAATTGAAAAAATCAGATTATAAATCAAGTAGAGAATTGTGGATTCCATTGTATTATGAAGGCTGTCCAATACAAGAAATTGGCCAGAAATCTAAGCATACACTAATTGACAAAAATTTTGCTTCAACGCGTAATTCGTTATCCCTTGAGCCTATTAAGGCTCTTAATTCGACTCCAAAATCACAAGACAAACGAATATTGGTTGCAGATACAAAATTAGATGAAGAGCTTTTTGAAAATGAATTTAACCAAGTTGAAAACTCAAATAGACGCCCAATAAACAACTCTGTGAATGACAAATCATTCACCAGAAAAGTTTCTAATAAAATGGTAAAAGTATCCCTGTTTGGGAAAGAGAAAAGTGAAGTTCCAATTGAATCTGATGAATTAAAGGATCAAATATTTTACATTGTCCCCGGCCACGGTGGACCAGATCCAGGCGCTTTAGCAAAACTGCCCAACAGTCACACAATTTGTGAAGATGAATATGCCTACGATGTAAGTCTCAGGTTAGCGCGAAATTTAATTATACGTGGCGCAACTGTTCATATCATTGTTCAGGATAAAAATGATGGTATACGTGATGAACGCTATCTGGATTGTGATGAAGATGAAAAGGTAATGGGCGGGCTAGAAATGCCAATTAGCCAGAAGAAAAGACTAAGACAAGGGATGGTAAAAGTAAATCAACTATACCTCGAACATAAATTAGAAGGATTTAAAAAGCAATGGATGGTTTCGATACACATTGATTCGCAGCCGGAAGAAAACAGACAAGATGTTTTCTTTTACTATCAAGCTGATAGTAAGAAAAGTAAAAGAAAAGCTAAAGATCTTCAAAAAGTGTTTACAGAAAAATATCAAGAATTCCAAGGAAGAGATTATAATGGAGATATTTCCACCAGACCGCTCTATGTAATTCGTGCTTCTCAACCTGATCCTATTTTCATTGAGCTCGCCAATATTCGCAACCCTAAAGACCAGGAAAGAATCCTTTCTCCAAAAAACCGACAAGTACTTGCTGACTGGTTGTTACAAGGATTTTTAGATTAA